A DNA window from Stigmatella aurantiaca contains the following coding sequences:
- a CDS encoding ABC transporter permease gives MGPLMILVQIALRNLFTSTLNLVIGGIILVGTALVVAGGAMLDSIDGAMTRSLIGSGTGDLQVYSSQAKEDLDLSAAQVLPPIEDFPRVKRELLARPEVLSVVPANVSNGLVLSGNALDDVFARLRNAIRTKAPEEQVLGLKRLAQQSVRVLQEDLQKAREVATGSTDAEEFAALDRAASDAFWAAFDRDPLDALEFLENRIARMVIDAETIKIRYIGTDLEAFQATFDRMHLREGTQVPPGKRGLLLGQYFYEDKFKLKIARRLDLLNEAVTVKGRRIAEDPELRRHVARNQKQVRDILFQLDSLKTQELVSRLQRRLGVGEQDPAQLLALLLNTSDENFQERYQLFYSEVAPLLSLYRIRIGDVVTIQNVSPRGYVQSVNVPFYGTIEFKGLEKSPLAGTVNLMDLVSFQKLQGGQSQEEAREIERIKTQSGVKDVDRASAEAEFFGEDSALVGEAAPSHIDEEGLFEPGEDKSLGDTYTQEALAQSVVISAAVMLKPGNSLNVVAPSLEQLARDKGLPIRIATWKQASGLIGQFTLVVKAALYFGVFMIFVVALIVINNAMMMAALQRVHEIGTMRAIGAQRGFVRWMIITETLLLGTTFGSLGALASVLLMNYLGHTGLPALSDEMHFFFSGPRLFPSISAANLIAGYVMVLGVSVLSTLYPAILATRVSPVKAMQAAE, from the coding sequence ATGGGCCCCCTGATGATCCTGGTGCAGATTGCGCTCCGCAATCTGTTCACGAGCACGCTCAACCTCGTCATCGGCGGCATCATTCTCGTGGGCACGGCCCTCGTGGTCGCGGGCGGGGCGATGCTGGACAGCATCGATGGGGCCATGACCCGCAGCCTCATCGGCAGCGGAACCGGCGATCTCCAGGTCTACTCCAGCCAGGCGAAGGAGGACCTGGACCTGAGCGCGGCGCAGGTCCTGCCCCCCATCGAGGACTTCCCCCGCGTCAAGCGGGAGTTGCTGGCGAGACCGGAGGTCCTGAGCGTCGTGCCGGCCAACGTGAGCAACGGGCTGGTCCTCTCTGGCAACGCCCTGGATGACGTGTTCGCGCGGTTGCGGAACGCCATCCGCACGAAGGCCCCCGAGGAGCAGGTGCTGGGCCTCAAGCGGCTGGCGCAGCAGAGCGTCCGCGTCCTCCAGGAGGATCTCCAGAAAGCGCGCGAGGTGGCCACGGGCTCCACCGATGCCGAGGAGTTCGCCGCGCTGGACCGCGCGGCCTCGGACGCATTCTGGGCGGCGTTCGATCGCGATCCGCTGGACGCATTGGAGTTCCTGGAGAACCGGATCGCCCGGATGGTGATCGACGCGGAGACCATCAAGATCCGCTACATCGGAACGGACCTGGAGGCCTTTCAGGCCACCTTCGATCGCATGCACCTGCGGGAAGGCACCCAGGTACCTCCCGGTAAACGGGGGCTGCTGCTGGGCCAGTATTTCTACGAGGACAAGTTCAAGCTCAAGATCGCGCGCCGGCTCGATCTCCTGAACGAGGCCGTCACGGTGAAGGGACGCCGCATCGCGGAGGACCCCGAGCTGCGGCGCCATGTGGCCCGGAACCAGAAGCAGGTGCGGGACATCCTGTTCCAGCTCGACAGCTTGAAGACGCAGGAGCTGGTGTCACGCCTGCAACGAAGGCTCGGCGTGGGGGAGCAGGATCCCGCCCAGCTGCTGGCCCTGCTGTTGAACACCAGCGACGAGAACTTCCAGGAGCGCTACCAGCTCTTCTATTCCGAAGTGGCGCCGCTCCTGTCGCTCTACCGCATTCGGATTGGCGACGTGGTGACGATCCAGAACGTGAGCCCGCGTGGATACGTCCAATCGGTCAACGTCCCGTTCTATGGGACGATCGAGTTCAAGGGGTTGGAGAAATCGCCGCTCGCGGGCACGGTGAACCTGATGGACCTGGTGTCCTTCCAGAAGCTCCAGGGAGGCCAGAGCCAGGAGGAAGCACGCGAGATCGAGCGCATCAAAACCCAAAGCGGCGTGAAGGACGTGGACAGGGCCAGTGCCGAAGCCGAGTTCTTCGGCGAGGACAGCGCCCTCGTCGGGGAAGCCGCGCCGTCTCACATCGACGAGGAGGGCCTGTTCGAACCGGGTGAGGACAAGTCCCTGGGGGACACGTACACCCAGGAGGCGCTGGCCCAGAGCGTGGTCATCAGCGCGGCGGTGATGCTCAAGCCGGGAAATTCACTGAACGTGGTGGCGCCCTCCTTGGAACAGCTCGCCCGTGACAAGGGCCTGCCCATCCGGATCGCCACCTGGAAGCAGGCTTCGGGCCTCATTGGCCAGTTCACCCTGGTGGTCAAGGCCGCGCTCTACTTCGGGGTCTTCATGATCTTCGTGGTGGCGCTGATCGTCATCAACAACGCCATGATGATGGCGGCACTTCAGCGGGTTCACGAGATCGGGACGATGCGTGCCATCGGGGCCCAGCGGGGATTCGTCCGCTGGATGATCATCACGGAGACCCTTCTCCTCGGAACCACCTTCGGCTCGCTTGGAGCGCTGGCCAGCGTGCTGCTCATGAACTACCTGGGCCACACCGGGCTCCCCGCCCTCTCCGACGAGATGCACTTCTTCTTCTCGGGGCCCCGGTTGTTCCCGTCGATCTCGGCGGCCAACCTGATTGCCGGGTACGTGATGGTGCTTGGGGTGAGCGTGCTCTCCACCCTGTACCCAGCAATTTTGGCGACGCGGGTCTCACCTGTGAAGGCCATGCAGGCCGCGGAGTAG
- a CDS encoding glycosyltransferase codes for MTLQRVNMFVESEPGRTASGVINGLIQEELKSLGMDVTSYYKHHLGRSDMLMPVATTARTVQLKGTPPADLAVYCDQGLWIRSPGPAIAKKTMVVFHGLIGGQSLWLDNPAVNQYCTYSRYMREVLVSLLTMPDVRRRDCLDPQGFYKVSNFAAGLPCVANSNGDARMLGSELPEQIVRSVEAGDVLGHALQPRKPDWYAVLNILVHLNLMSREEGGPRYRLVVDAEDFALIDYSFSHGFPFDMAGPRSLLDALGMTVGELLIPVRFLNQAALFQFFKLMKFGLSYNIYPEPFGFYPLESIFYGCPVYTNGIGNNRFNLPPGHGMRVIESVDMAFGDPAAFQEVAKTIIQDVRSRDTVTQECARGREYVQGHFRREDFSRTWQACLARISQPLPEAEPFESLHVQRSPMVRQIDEETGRVVSDFERLTLEPRELGIVREAVGRPMGEVLNGLRDADVDLLQGLFSRAVLTLRPKDYDMGL; via the coding sequence ATGACGCTGCAGCGGGTCAACATGTTCGTGGAGTCGGAGCCGGGCCGTACGGCCTCCGGAGTCATCAACGGGCTTATCCAGGAGGAGCTGAAGTCGCTCGGAATGGACGTCACCTCCTATTACAAGCACCACCTGGGCCGGTCCGACATGCTGATGCCGGTGGCCACCACGGCCCGTACGGTCCAACTCAAGGGGACGCCGCCCGCGGACCTCGCTGTCTACTGTGACCAGGGCTTGTGGATCCGCTCGCCCGGCCCGGCCATCGCGAAAAAGACGATGGTGGTCTTCCACGGGCTCATCGGTGGACAGAGCCTCTGGTTGGACAACCCCGCCGTGAATCAGTACTGCACCTACTCGCGCTACATGCGCGAAGTGCTCGTCTCCCTCCTGACCATGCCAGACGTGCGCCGCCGGGACTGCCTGGATCCCCAGGGCTTTTACAAGGTGAGCAACTTCGCCGCGGGGCTGCCCTGTGTGGCCAACAGCAACGGCGACGCGCGCATGTTGGGCTCCGAGCTTCCGGAGCAGATTGTCCGGTCAGTCGAAGCGGGGGACGTCCTGGGCCACGCGCTGCAGCCGCGGAAGCCGGACTGGTATGCCGTCCTCAACATCCTGGTGCACCTCAACCTGATGTCGCGGGAAGAGGGGGGCCCGCGCTACCGCTTGGTCGTCGACGCCGAGGACTTTGCCCTCATCGATTACTCCTTCAGCCATGGCTTCCCGTTCGACATGGCCGGGCCGCGCTCGCTGCTGGACGCGCTGGGCATGACGGTGGGGGAGCTGCTCATCCCCGTACGCTTCCTCAACCAGGCCGCGCTCTTCCAGTTCTTCAAGCTCATGAAGTTCGGTCTCTCGTACAACATCTACCCGGAGCCCTTTGGCTTCTACCCCTTGGAGTCCATCTTCTACGGCTGCCCCGTCTACACGAACGGTATCGGCAACAACCGGTTCAACCTTCCGCCGGGCCACGGCATGCGCGTCATCGAGAGTGTGGACATGGCCTTCGGAGACCCCGCTGCCTTCCAGGAGGTCGCCAAGACCATCATCCAGGATGTCCGCTCCCGCGACACCGTCACCCAGGAGTGCGCGCGCGGGCGCGAGTATGTTCAGGGCCACTTCCGCCGCGAAGACTTCTCGCGAACGTGGCAGGCGTGCCTGGCGCGCATCAGCCAGCCACTGCCGGAGGCAGAGCCCTTCGAGTCACTGCACGTGCAGCGCAGCCCCATGGTCCGTCAGATTGACGAGGAGACGGGCCGCGTCGTCAGCGACTTCGAGCGCCTGACCCTTGAGCCGCGCGAGTTGGGAATCGTGCGGGAGGCGGTGGGGCGGCCCATGGGCGAGGTGTTGAACGGCCTCCGCGACGCGGACGTGGACCTGCTCCAGGGGCTCTTCTCCCGGGCCGTCCTGACGCTGCGGCCGAAGGACTACGACATGGGCCTTTGA
- a CDS encoding ABC transporter permease translates to MYTGAPQVLQFILLAVRNLAAHRRRTLMLGGAMAGVTALLLFLLGLSNGVQSTVLQSATTLMSGHVNVAGFYKVTRGQSSAVVTHAPKLLELIQREVPELVSVSQRGRGLARVISDTHGMQIALNGLDIAEEPVFRQVLRLAEGNLEELALPGSILLFESQAKKLEVKTGDMLTLSGVTVRGSTNTQDVRVVAIARDIGLLSSINVFVPNATLRALYQLHGDATGALLIYLPDLDDAPAVQQRLRQALASAHYELLEEEQQPYWQKLELVSQEDWTGQRLDVTTWKTEVAFVNWTSSLLHVLSFVLMFVLIVTIAVGLMNTLWISIRERTQEVGTLRAIGMQRSQVVWMFALEALVLSVLSAGAGAVLGTILCAILNALQIPVPQAVQLFLMGDRLYLRVDAGATLLSITLISACTTAIALIPSFLAARLKPVTAMHHAG, encoded by the coding sequence GCGCTGCTGCTCTTCCTGTTGGGGCTCTCCAACGGCGTCCAGAGCACGGTCCTGCAGTCGGCCACCACGCTGATGTCGGGCCACGTCAACGTCGCCGGCTTCTACAAAGTGACGCGCGGCCAATCGAGCGCGGTGGTGACGCACGCTCCCAAGCTCCTCGAGCTCATCCAGCGCGAGGTGCCGGAACTCGTCAGTGTGTCGCAGCGCGGCAGAGGCCTCGCCCGGGTGATCAGTGACACCCACGGCATGCAGATCGCACTCAACGGGCTGGACATCGCGGAGGAGCCGGTCTTCCGCCAGGTCCTCCGCCTCGCCGAGGGGAACCTGGAGGAGCTGGCCCTCCCGGGGAGCATCCTGCTGTTCGAATCCCAGGCGAAGAAGCTCGAGGTGAAGACCGGGGACATGCTCACCCTGTCCGGCGTCACCGTGCGCGGCAGCACCAACACCCAGGATGTCCGGGTGGTGGCCATCGCCCGCGACATCGGGCTGCTCAGTTCGATCAACGTCTTCGTCCCGAATGCCACGCTCCGGGCGCTGTATCAGCTCCACGGCGATGCGACGGGCGCCCTGCTGATCTACCTCCCGGACCTCGACGATGCCCCCGCCGTTCAGCAGCGGCTGCGCCAGGCACTCGCCTCCGCCCACTACGAACTCCTTGAAGAGGAGCAGCAGCCCTACTGGCAGAAGCTCGAGCTGGTCAGCCAGGAGGACTGGACGGGCCAGCGGCTGGACGTCACGACCTGGAAGACCGAGGTTGCCTTCGTCAACTGGACGAGCAGCCTGCTCCACGTGCTCAGCTTCGTGCTCATGTTCGTGCTGATCGTGACCATCGCGGTGGGCTTGATGAACACCCTGTGGATCTCCATCCGGGAACGTACGCAGGAGGTGGGAACCCTGCGAGCGATCGGCATGCAGCGCTCACAGGTCGTGTGGATGTTCGCCCTGGAAGCGCTGGTGCTCAGCGTCCTGAGCGCTGGGGCAGGCGCGGTGCTGGGCACGATCCTCTGCGCCATCCTGAATGCGCTCCAGATCCCTGTCCCCCAAGCGGTGCAACTGTTCCTGATGGGAGACCGGCTGTACCTCCGGGTCGACGCCGGAGCCACCCTGCTCTCCATCACGCTGATCAGCGCCTGCACCACGGCCATCGCCCTCATCCCTTCCTTCCTGGCGGCCCGTCTCAAGCCGGTCACCGCCATGCACCACGCCGGGTAA
- a CDS encoding MBL fold metallo-hydrolase: MSATYRLSEHTYIEPLVNHWMAWWLTLAPIPACLNAYNFQLPLLKAYLQNPAFHEKSEREINGGSFVGVPASRAAEVRALLQRTQTGQEEGLKLAEAFEEFQTYLWTEAKGQSLEPLYQKLPPSLRGLVELVYDYNNRASIQVLEPLSYKSRFHQPQLQALQLGALERDSERRTFFTTPRLTHERQIEWKVPFTDARVDPLFELERTPQPLGHIQELLGDAVPNEEVLRSLLTEAPAPAPVETWTGPGVRVRYVGHACVLVEWKGTSILIDPVIGVRPRAGGESRLSYEDLPARIDYALVTHAHADHYNPETLLRLRRRIDCLVVPRARGLLVGDVSLKLMSTMMGYKRVVDMEMFDSLPLPDGEIVAIPFLGEHGDLSHAKSAYLIRAGKEQILFAADSANLDDTLYRNIRQAVGEVQTVFMNTENEGSPLTFTIDALFPKRRDRRAEKNRRCRGSNASEGVRLLELLGAKRLYNYAMGLEPWLSHIVGPEAPADSPRMKESDTLLTEARTRGLEVAHRLRGTTELRIATEGQP, encoded by the coding sequence ATGTCCGCCACCTACCGCCTGTCCGAGCACACCTACATCGAGCCCCTGGTCAACCACTGGATGGCCTGGTGGCTCACCCTCGCGCCGATTCCCGCGTGTCTCAACGCGTACAACTTCCAGCTTCCTTTGCTGAAGGCGTACCTGCAGAACCCGGCCTTCCACGAGAAGTCGGAGCGGGAAATCAACGGCGGTTCGTTCGTGGGCGTGCCCGCCTCCCGTGCCGCGGAAGTGCGCGCGCTGCTGCAGCGGACGCAGACCGGTCAAGAGGAGGGGCTCAAGCTGGCCGAGGCGTTCGAGGAGTTCCAGACGTACCTCTGGACCGAGGCCAAGGGCCAGTCGCTGGAGCCGCTGTACCAGAAGCTCCCCCCCTCCCTGAGGGGACTCGTGGAGCTGGTCTACGACTACAACAACCGCGCCTCCATCCAGGTGCTGGAGCCGCTCTCGTACAAGAGCCGGTTCCACCAGCCGCAGCTCCAGGCGCTGCAGCTCGGAGCGCTGGAGCGCGACTCCGAGCGCCGCACCTTCTTCACCACGCCTCGGCTTACCCACGAGCGGCAGATCGAGTGGAAGGTGCCCTTCACGGACGCGCGCGTGGACCCGCTCTTCGAGCTGGAGCGCACCCCCCAGCCCCTGGGCCACATCCAGGAGCTGCTCGGCGACGCCGTCCCGAACGAGGAGGTGCTGCGCTCCCTGCTGACCGAGGCGCCCGCTCCTGCCCCGGTCGAAACGTGGACGGGGCCCGGGGTGCGCGTGCGGTACGTGGGGCATGCGTGCGTGCTGGTGGAGTGGAAAGGAACCTCCATCCTGATCGATCCGGTGATCGGCGTCCGGCCGCGCGCGGGGGGCGAGTCGCGTCTGAGCTACGAGGACCTCCCGGCCCGGATCGACTACGCGCTCGTGACGCACGCCCACGCCGACCACTACAACCCCGAGACGCTCCTGCGCCTGCGGCGGCGAATTGACTGCCTCGTGGTACCGCGTGCGCGGGGCCTGCTCGTGGGGGACGTCTCGCTCAAGCTGATGTCCACGATGATGGGCTACAAGCGGGTCGTCGACATGGAGATGTTCGACTCGCTGCCGCTGCCTGATGGGGAAATCGTCGCCATCCCCTTCCTGGGCGAGCATGGAGACCTGTCCCACGCGAAGAGCGCGTACCTGATCCGCGCGGGCAAGGAGCAGATCCTCTTCGCCGCGGACTCGGCCAACCTGGACGACACGCTCTACCGCAACATCCGCCAGGCGGTCGGCGAAGTGCAGACGGTCTTCATGAACACCGAGAACGAGGGCTCTCCGCTCACGTTCACCATCGATGCCCTGTTCCCCAAGCGCCGCGACCGGCGCGCGGAGAAGAACCGCCGGTGCCGGGGGAGCAACGCCAGCGAGGGCGTGCGGCTGCTGGAGCTCCTCGGCGCCAAGCGGCTCTACAACTACGCCATGGGCCTCGAGCCCTGGCTGTCGCACATCGTGGGCCCGGAAGCCCCCGCGGACTCGCCGCGCATGAAGGAGTCCGACACCCTGCTGACCGAGGCGCGCACGCGCGGGCTGGAGGTGGCGCATCGGCTCCGGGGAACGACCGAGCTGCGGATCGCCACGGAGGGCCAACCGTGA
- a CDS encoding 3-hydroxyacyl-CoA dehydrogenase, translated as MKLQGAVAAVTGGASGLGKAVAARLVAAGAKVALLDRPNSQGPAVAKELGEPTQFLAADVTNASAVASAFQSVQQTLGPVSILVNCAGIGVSVPTLGALGPAKLDDFLRPIQVNLVGTFNCIRLAAAQMAKNEPNADGERGVIVNTSSVAAYDGQARQAAYAASKAGIIGMTLPIARDLAEHGIRVMTIAPGLFDTPMMSGFPKDVREGLEAQVPFPKRMGHPDEFASLVLHIVENTMLNGETIRLDGAIRFAPR; from the coding sequence GTGAAGCTCCAAGGGGCGGTAGCGGCCGTGACCGGAGGCGCCTCGGGACTGGGGAAAGCCGTGGCGGCGCGGCTGGTAGCCGCGGGGGCGAAGGTGGCCTTGCTGGATCGCCCGAACTCGCAAGGGCCCGCGGTGGCGAAGGAGCTGGGTGAGCCCACCCAGTTCCTCGCAGCGGATGTCACCAATGCCTCGGCGGTCGCCTCCGCCTTCCAATCCGTTCAGCAGACCCTGGGACCGGTGTCGATCCTCGTCAACTGCGCGGGCATCGGCGTCTCGGTGCCCACCCTGGGGGCGCTCGGGCCCGCCAAGCTGGACGACTTCCTCCGGCCCATCCAGGTGAACCTGGTGGGCACCTTCAACTGCATCCGGCTCGCGGCGGCCCAGATGGCGAAGAACGAGCCGAACGCGGATGGCGAGCGCGGGGTGATCGTGAACACCTCATCGGTCGCGGCCTACGACGGACAGGCCCGCCAGGCTGCCTACGCGGCGTCGAAGGCGGGAATCATCGGGATGACGCTGCCCATCGCCCGGGATCTCGCCGAGCACGGAATCCGGGTGATGACCATCGCGCCAGGGCTCTTCGACACGCCCATGATGAGCGGTTTTCCCAAGGACGTCCGGGAGGGACTCGAAGCGCAGGTCCCCTTCCCGAAGCGAATGGGCCACCCGGATGAGTTCGCATCGCTGGTGCTCCACATCGTGGAGAACACGATGCTCAACGGCGAGACCATCCGGCTGGATGGCGCCATCCGCTTCGCGCCGCGCTGA